From the genome of Acidobacteriota bacterium, one region includes:
- a CDS encoding universal stress protein, whose product MTAVDFSKPARAAFDHAVALSRVHDAELTAVHAVPTDRGFGWEARERTALVASLRAAAQAAGVRFKVSVQHGDPAGVILLHASARRPDLIVLGTSARSAFDRFRFGSVAETVAFAATQPVLVVPAASDQVTDATAPFKNILVAVDFGKGSSEAVERALAMAKGTSRVTVVHVLPSVPPESVSRYAYHLMEPEYQRQLARDAWRRIPAIIPANASTSGRVHARVVTGHTAAAISRVANETNADLILMAVTDRSAIGRLVFGSTTARVMRTAGRPVLAVPPRANGAGGPVRDGARLAAAA is encoded by the coding sequence ATGACCGCCGTCGATTTCTCGAAGCCCGCGCGGGCGGCCTTCGATCACGCCGTCGCGCTCAGCCGCGTGCATGACGCCGAACTCACGGCCGTCCACGCCGTGCCGACCGACCGGGGATTCGGATGGGAGGCGCGCGAGCGCACCGCGCTCGTCGCCTCGTTGCGCGCCGCCGCGCAAGCGGCCGGGGTGCGCTTCAAGGTCAGCGTGCAGCACGGCGATCCGGCCGGCGTGATCCTGCTCCACGCGAGCGCGCGGCGGCCCGATCTGATCGTGTTGGGGACGAGCGCGCGATCGGCATTCGACCGGTTCCGGTTCGGATCGGTGGCCGAGACGGTAGCCTTCGCAGCGACCCAACCCGTCCTGGTCGTGCCGGCGGCGTCCGACCAGGTGACCGACGCGACGGCGCCGTTCAAGAACATCCTGGTGGCGGTTGACTTCGGCAAGGGCTCGAGCGAGGCCGTCGAACGAGCACTCGCCATGGCGAAGGGGACCAGCCGGGTCACCGTGGTGCACGTGCTGCCCAGTGTGCCACCCGAGAGCGTTTCGCGCTATGCGTATCACTTGATGGAGCCGGAGTATCAACGGCAACTCGCCCGCGACGCGTGGCGCCGAATCCCGGCGATCATCCCGGCGAATGCCTCGACCTCAGGTCGTGTTCATGCCCGCGTGGTGACCGGCCACACGGCCGCGGCGATTTCGCGCGTGGCGAACGAAACCAATGCCGATCTGATCCTGATGGCCGTCACGGACCGTAGCGCCATCGGACGGCTGGTCTTCGGATCGACGACCGCCCGCGTGATGCGGACCGCTGGACGTCCAGTGCTCGCAGTTCCGCCACGCGCCAACGGAGCCGGGGGGCCCGTCCGCGACGGGGCCCGGCTCGCGGCCGCGGCCTGA
- a CDS encoding FMN-binding glutamate synthase family protein — translation MMWVALGVLVFGVAAIAVRDLTQRRHAVTRNFPVIGHLRYFLEEMGPPLRQYFFAGDREERPYNRVTRSWVYASAKGQNNLIGFGSQVDHNEPGRMHIVPSLYPTLKSADATGADLPRPRLIGAKRAQPYQPRRFANISGMSYGALSPNAVRALSRGARMAEAYMSTGEGSLSPYHVEGGADILYQIGPAKFGCRTPDGRFDDAKAAAILALPQVKMVEIKLAQGAKPGKGGMLPKEKITREIAEIRGIPMGIDCQSPNRFEEFDDAASLLDFIERVRRLTGKPVGLKMVVGAAAEVDELCREIRQRGDGPDFIAVDGNEGGSGSAPLALADYVGLPLVDALIAVDNALRREGLRHDIALIASGKIATGGDVATHLALGADLVHIGRGFLFSIGCIQALRCHTNTCPAGVTTQNQWLQSGLDPADKGVRVGNYALALERDLQMITHACGLTHPGQLHRGHVVMNISPGVRKSLADLFPYPTTRSQPARTAWRNAPDQPVALGRTLQMETLVSK, via the coding sequence ATGATGTGGGTGGCGCTCGGCGTTCTTGTTTTCGGTGTGGCCGCGATCGCGGTTCGCGATCTGACGCAGCGCCGCCACGCGGTGACGCGAAACTTCCCGGTGATCGGTCACCTCCGCTACTTCCTCGAGGAGATGGGGCCGCCGCTGCGGCAATATTTCTTTGCGGGTGACCGCGAAGAGCGGCCGTACAACCGTGTCACGCGGTCGTGGGTCTACGCGTCTGCCAAGGGGCAAAACAACCTGATTGGATTCGGCTCCCAGGTTGATCACAACGAACCGGGGCGGATGCACATCGTGCCGTCGCTGTACCCAACCCTCAAGTCCGCCGATGCGACCGGGGCCGATTTGCCGCGTCCGAGACTGATCGGCGCGAAGCGGGCGCAGCCCTACCAGCCCCGGCGATTCGCCAACATCTCGGGCATGAGCTACGGCGCCCTCTCGCCCAACGCGGTCCGCGCGCTCTCGAGGGGCGCCCGGATGGCGGAGGCCTACATGAGCACCGGCGAGGGCTCGCTCTCGCCCTATCACGTGGAGGGCGGCGCCGACATCCTGTACCAGATTGGGCCGGCGAAGTTCGGCTGCCGCACACCCGACGGCCGATTCGACGACGCCAAGGCCGCCGCGATCCTGGCGCTGCCGCAGGTGAAGATGGTGGAGATCAAGCTGGCCCAGGGCGCCAAGCCCGGGAAAGGCGGGATGCTGCCGAAGGAGAAGATCACCAGGGAGATCGCCGAGATTCGCGGCATCCCCATGGGTATCGACTGCCAGTCACCGAACCGCTTCGAAGAATTTGACGATGCCGCGTCGCTGCTGGACTTCATCGAGCGGGTTCGGCGGCTGACGGGAAAACCCGTCGGACTCAAGATGGTGGTGGGCGCCGCCGCTGAAGTCGACGAGCTGTGCCGCGAGATTCGCCAGCGCGGCGATGGCCCCGACTTCATCGCCGTCGACGGCAACGAGGGCGGCTCCGGCTCTGCGCCGCTGGCGTTGGCCGACTACGTCGGCCTGCCCCTGGTCGACGCGCTCATTGCCGTCGACAACGCGCTTCGTCGCGAAGGATTACGCCACGACATTGCCCTGATCGCCTCGGGCAAGATCGCGACCGGCGGCGACGTCGCCACGCATCTCGCGCTCGGCGCGGATCTCGTTCACATCGGTCGCGGGTTCCTGTTCTCGATTGGCTGCATCCAGGCGCTGCGCTGCCACACCAACACCTGCCCGGCAGGTGTCACCACGCAAAACCAGTGGCTGCAATCGGGACTGGATCCGGCGGACAAGGGCGTCAGGGTCGGCAACTACGCGCTGGCGCTCGAGCGCGACCTGCAGATGATCACGCACGCGTGCGGGTTGACCCATCCCGGTCAACTTCATCGCGGCCACGTCGTCATGAACATCTCGCCGGGCGTCAGAAAGTCGCTCGCCGATCTGTTCCCGTACCCGACGACCCGTTCGCAGCCGGCCAGGACGGCCTGGCGAAACGCGCCAGACCAGCCTGTGGCTCTGGGCCGGACATTGCAAATGGAAACGCTCGTTTCAAAGTGA
- a CDS encoding sigma 54-interacting transcriptional regulator, which yields MKRTGKNEPMDLTQLNLQTVLDFRPDRGIIRLHEQRVVILSAAAMGLLSKELITTLGLETARRLILRFGYADGYHDAVSLRDRSNWATPVEGLRAGAVLHRLEGIVRTESRRLEHDPGSGRFEEEVSWHDSYAAEQHVHHYGQSDLPVCWSLAGYASGYASACFGQEIYYREHECLAQGAARCSVVGKDATSWDDDDLESLRFDFRGADLAEQVERVRDAVRQQLNDLERRERHVAKRERELDLLRERLARHAASKHFIAGSPAMQEVLELAGRVAPLDTTVLVYGESGTGKEFIVRLIHDQSARAAGPFVSINCAALTETLLESELFGHVRGAFTGAVRDKPGLFEVAGHGTLFLDEIGEVAPTVQAKLLRALQEREIRRVGAERNIKVHARVVAATNRDLRAGVEAGTFREDLYFRLGAFVITVPPLRDRREDIPALVHAFLRRAAARMKKDVHTVSADAMTALMSYSWPGNVRELEHAIERAVIVARGSSIKVRELPPEVLKKTRSRTTEDSLALKDKERVMIERALERYRGNRRQAAEALKISTVTLWRKMKQYGINA from the coding sequence GTGAAACGAACTGGCAAGAACGAGCCGATGGACCTGACGCAGCTCAACCTCCAGACCGTCCTCGACTTTCGCCCCGACCGGGGGATCATCCGGCTTCACGAGCAGCGCGTCGTCATTCTGAGCGCGGCGGCCATGGGCCTGCTCAGCAAGGAGTTGATCACGACCCTCGGGCTCGAGACGGCCCGGCGCTTGATCTTGCGGTTCGGGTACGCCGACGGGTACCACGACGCCGTGAGCCTGCGCGATCGCTCGAACTGGGCGACGCCGGTTGAAGGCCTGAGGGCGGGTGCCGTTCTTCACCGGCTGGAGGGAATTGTCCGGACCGAGAGCCGCCGGCTGGAGCACGATCCCGGGTCGGGGCGATTCGAGGAGGAAGTGTCCTGGCACGATTCCTATGCCGCCGAGCAGCACGTTCATCACTATGGCCAGAGCGACCTGCCGGTCTGCTGGTCGCTGGCCGGCTACGCCAGTGGCTATGCCAGTGCCTGCTTCGGGCAGGAGATTTATTACCGCGAGCATGAATGCCTGGCGCAGGGCGCGGCCCGGTGCTCGGTGGTCGGCAAGGACGCGACCAGTTGGGACGATGACGACCTGGAGTCGCTGCGGTTCGATTTTCGAGGCGCGGACCTGGCCGAGCAGGTCGAGCGGGTCAGGGACGCGGTTCGCCAGCAACTGAACGATCTCGAGCGTCGCGAGCGGCACGTCGCGAAGCGTGAGCGGGAGCTGGACCTGCTGCGCGAGCGCCTTGCCCGCCACGCTGCCTCGAAACACTTCATCGCGGGGAGCCCCGCGATGCAGGAGGTGCTCGAACTGGCCGGACGCGTGGCCCCGCTCGACACCACGGTCCTGGTCTACGGCGAGAGTGGCACCGGCAAGGAGTTCATTGTCCGCCTGATTCACGATCAGAGCGCGCGCGCCGCGGGCCCGTTCGTGTCAATCAACTGCGCCGCCCTGACCGAGACGCTGCTCGAATCCGAGTTGTTCGGCCACGTGCGGGGGGCGTTCACCGGCGCCGTGCGCGACAAGCCGGGTTTGTTCGAGGTGGCCGGCCACGGCACCTTGTTCCTCGACGAGATCGGCGAGGTCGCGCCGACCGTCCAGGCCAAGCTCCTGCGCGCGCTCCAGGAGCGCGAGATCAGGCGCGTCGGGGCCGAGCGCAACATCAAGGTCCATGCCCGCGTCGTGGCCGCGACCAATCGCGACCTGCGGGCCGGCGTCGAGGCCGGCACGTTCCGCGAGGACCTGTACTTCCGCCTGGGCGCCTTCGTGATCACGGTTCCGCCATTGCGCGATCGCCGTGAGGACATTCCTGCGCTGGTGCACGCCTTTCTGCGGCGGGCCGCCGCGCGCATGAAGAAAGACGTCCACACGGTCTCCGCGGATGCCATGACGGCACTCATGAGCTACAGCTGGCCTGGCAACGTGCGCGAGCTCGAGCATGCCATCGAACGCGCGGTGATTGTGGCGCGCGGGTCGAGCATCAAGGTGCGGGAACTGCCGCCGGAGGTGCTGAAGAAAACGCGATCGCGAACCACCGAGGACAGCCTGGCGCTCAAGGACAAGGAACGGGTCATGATCGAGCGTGCGCTCGAGCGGTATCGCGGCAATCGCCGCCAGGCGGCCGAGGCGCTCAAGATCAGCACCGTCACGCTGTGGCGAAAAATGAAACAGTACGGTATCAACGCATAG
- a CDS encoding Na+/H+ antiporter subunit B has protein sequence MITVLILSPFAVALIAGWLVSRYPRTAPFTAAWPALLAVALAAEFGAVMETASRVVELAWAPSLGLSLSFHLDGLGLLFALLITSIGTLVILYASEYLDGHPQAGRFYASLFAFMGAMLGVALSDNIITLFVFWELTGFTSFMLIGFEHERAEARSAALQALIVTGAGGLALLGAGVLLTGVTGTSSLAAMAASELSVAAHPLYAVIATLVLLAAFTKSAQVPFHFWLPNAMAAPTPVSAYLHSATMVKAGVYLIARMTPILGATALWTTTVTAVGAATMLLGAYRSVPETDLKRILAYSTVSALGVLTMLLGVGTREAIAAALVYLVAHACYKGALFLVAGAIDHETGTRDITVLAGLRKSMPLTAMAGGAAALSMAGVPLMLGFVAKDGAYEALLHGGGGSVWLLALTVAASIGLGLAGLVAGVLPFRGAASGETGHEPPWRLWLPPFILALGGVIAGLAPGILNAPLSAAAGATLGAPFELSLAVWHGWSPVVWLGGLTLLGVAAAYAWRDGIRRVARRPAVGTEALYTGALSTLDAVSRVIGPLLHSASLRSYVMVIVATTMVVGGTALVGGPGLHLPTAPTSIRWHELIVIVVIMTGAIAAAVATSTMAAVLSLGVVGYGVALTFLIYGAPDLAMTQFSVETLTVLIFVLVFRHFRNLDALSSTLVRSRDAAIAAGIGTFVGAMVLLVSTTETAPGLREYFVRFAPTLGHGRNIVNVILVDFRGFDTLAEITVLATAAIGVRALMRMSAAGPAEPESRPIQFDTSPIFRTAARLLMPLLLLFAVFLLLRGHNEPGGGFVGGLVAAAAFALYLIAHGVARARRALLVQPMTLLGAGLLIAAVSGVPAAFRGQPFLTAQWLQGPVALGTPVMFDIGVFLVVAGVVLMMIFGLAEES, from the coding sequence TTGATCACGGTCCTGATCCTTTCGCCATTTGCCGTCGCGCTGATCGCGGGATGGCTCGTCAGCCGCTATCCCCGCACCGCGCCCTTCACGGCGGCCTGGCCGGCTCTTCTCGCCGTGGCCCTGGCGGCCGAATTTGGCGCAGTCATGGAGACCGCCAGCCGTGTGGTCGAGCTGGCGTGGGCGCCGTCGCTCGGGCTGTCGCTGTCGTTCCACCTCGACGGTTTGGGGCTGCTGTTCGCGCTGCTGATCACCAGCATCGGGACCCTGGTCATCCTCTACGCCAGCGAGTACCTCGACGGCCACCCTCAGGCGGGTCGCTTCTATGCGTCGCTGTTCGCCTTCATGGGCGCGATGCTTGGCGTCGCGCTGAGCGACAACATCATCACGTTGTTCGTCTTCTGGGAGTTGACCGGGTTCACCTCCTTCATGCTCATCGGCTTCGAGCACGAACGGGCCGAGGCGCGATCGGCGGCGTTGCAAGCGTTGATCGTGACGGGCGCCGGCGGCCTGGCGCTGCTTGGCGCCGGCGTGCTGCTGACGGGGGTGACCGGGACCAGCAGTCTCGCGGCGATGGCCGCGAGCGAGCTGTCCGTCGCGGCCCATCCGCTCTATGCCGTGATCGCGACGCTGGTGTTGCTTGCCGCCTTCACCAAGTCGGCGCAGGTGCCGTTTCATTTCTGGCTGCCGAACGCGATGGCGGCGCCGACGCCGGTCAGCGCCTATCTGCACTCGGCCACCATGGTGAAGGCTGGTGTCTACCTGATCGCGCGGATGACGCCGATCCTTGGCGCGACGGCGTTGTGGACGACGACGGTCACGGCCGTGGGCGCGGCGACCATGCTGCTTGGCGCCTATCGGTCGGTACCGGAGACCGACCTGAAACGCATCCTTGCCTACTCGACGGTCAGCGCGCTCGGCGTGCTGACCATGCTCCTCGGTGTGGGCACCCGCGAGGCGATCGCGGCCGCGCTCGTCTACCTGGTCGCACATGCCTGCTACAAGGGCGCGCTGTTCCTGGTGGCAGGCGCGATCGACCACGAAACCGGTACGCGTGACATCACGGTGTTGGCGGGATTGCGAAAATCGATGCCGCTGACCGCTATGGCGGGCGGCGCCGCCGCGCTCTCGATGGCCGGTGTGCCGCTGATGCTTGGCTTCGTGGCCAAGGATGGGGCCTACGAAGCGTTGCTTCATGGCGGGGGCGGGTCGGTGTGGTTGCTGGCACTGACCGTGGCTGCCAGTATTGGCCTTGGCCTGGCCGGACTCGTGGCCGGCGTGCTGCCGTTTCGCGGTGCCGCGTCGGGCGAGACGGGGCATGAACCGCCGTGGCGGCTGTGGCTGCCGCCGTTCATCCTGGCGCTCGGCGGCGTGATCGCCGGCCTCGCGCCGGGGATCCTGAACGCGCCGCTCTCCGCCGCGGCGGGGGCGACCCTGGGGGCGCCGTTCGAACTGTCGCTGGCGGTATGGCACGGCTGGTCGCCGGTCGTGTGGCTCGGTGGGCTGACGTTGCTCGGCGTGGCTGCCGCCTACGCCTGGCGCGATGGCATTCGTCGCGTCGCGCGGCGGCCGGCCGTCGGCACCGAGGCGCTCTACACCGGGGCCCTCTCGACCCTGGATGCGGTCAGCCGGGTGATCGGCCCGCTCCTGCATAGCGCCTCGCTGCGATCGTACGTGATGGTGATTGTGGCCACGACCATGGTCGTCGGGGGGACGGCGCTCGTCGGCGGACCCGGTCTCCACCTGCCGACGGCTCCAACCAGCATCCGCTGGCACGAACTCATCGTGATCGTGGTGATCATGACGGGCGCGATCGCGGCCGCGGTCGCGACCTCCACCATGGCGGCGGTCCTCTCACTGGGCGTCGTCGGTTACGGCGTGGCCCTGACGTTCCTGATCTATGGCGCTCCCGACCTGGCCATGACGCAGTTCTCGGTCGAGACGCTCACGGTGCTGATCTTCGTGCTGGTGTTCAGGCATTTCAGGAACCTGGATGCGCTGTCGTCCACGCTGGTCCGCTCCCGCGACGCCGCGATCGCCGCCGGCATCGGCACCTTCGTGGGCGCGATGGTGTTGCTGGTGTCGACGACCGAGACCGCGCCTGGGCTGCGAGAGTACTTTGTCAGGTTCGCGCCGACGCTCGGCCATGGCCGGAACATCGTGAACGTCATCCTGGTTGACTTCCGTGGGTTCGACACGCTGGCCGAGATCACGGTGCTGGCCACCGCCGCCATCGGCGTTCGCGCGCTGATGCGGATGTCGGCCGCCGGGCCGGCCGAACCCGAATCGCGTCCGATTCAGTTTGATACCTCGCCGATCTTCCGCACCGCCGCCCGCCTGCTCATGCCGCTGCTCCTGCTGTTTGCCGTGTTCCTGCTGCTGCGCGGCCACAACGAACCCGGCGGCGGGTTCGTCGGCGGGTTGGTCGCGGCGGCGGCGTTCGCGCTGTACTTGATCGCCCACGGCGTGGCGCGGGCCCGTCGCGCGCTGCTGGTGCAGCCCATGACCCTGCTCGGCGCCGGCTTGCTGATCGCGGCCGTCAGCGGCGTCCCGGCGGCGTTTCGCGGGCAACCCTTCCTGACGGCGCAGTGGCTGCAGGGGCCCGTGGCGCTTGGCACCCCGGTGATGTTCGACATCGGGGTGTTCCTGGTGGTCGCGGGCGTGGTGTTGATGATGATCTTCGGCCTGGCGGAGGAGTCCTAG
- a CDS encoding Na+/H+ antiporter subunit C gives MEALLAIASGVLYAAGIYLMLRRRLAQLIIGLGLLSNGTNLLIFSAGSLTRSRPPVIPAGAVALAEPYADPVPQALVLTAIVIGFGLLAFLLVLAHRVHATAGTDDVDEVGRTP, from the coding sequence TTGGAAGCGCTGCTGGCCATTGCCTCTGGTGTTCTGTATGCCGCCGGCATCTACCTGATGCTGCGCCGCCGCCTGGCGCAGCTGATCATCGGGCTGGGTTTGCTGTCGAACGGGACCAACCTGCTGATCTTTTCCGCCGGCAGCCTCACGCGGTCCCGGCCGCCCGTCATTCCGGCCGGCGCGGTGGCACTGGCAGAGCCCTACGCCGATCCCGTTCCGCAAGCACTGGTCCTCACCGCGATTGTGATCGGTTTCGGTTTGCTCGCCTTCCTGCTGGTGCTGGCGCACCGGGTGCATGCCACCGCGGGGACCGATGACGTGGACGAGGTCGGCCGGACGCCATGA
- a CDS encoding proton-conducting transporter membrane subunit, with translation MRSLVLPIVVPLATAIVLLLAPSRPLLQRWLGLAGSLLLLGSAIVLFRQVESSGIQVLQVGGWPAPFGITLVADLLAAMLVVAAGIVAVAVAAAAFAGIDPRREAFGYYPLVQVLLMGVCGAFLTGDFFNLYVWFEVMLVASFVLMSLHRTSPQVEAAFKYVAMNLLASSIFLTALGLLYGAAGTLNMADLARVWPSLRSTGMDTVLAVLFVMAFSIKAGLFPLFFWLPASYHAPPAVVGALFAGLLTKVGVYALMRIFTLLFQDGPEGLFTLLLMMSLATMVIGLVAAQRERDFRRILSFNLVGHIAYTTASLTVLTPAALAGAILYVIHHIVVITNLFLVGGVMLRLRRTTEMASLGGLYREHPVLTALALVPIFSLAGVPPLSGFLGKLAIVQGTFAAGAYWVGGMVLAVGLLTLISMGRVWAEGFWAPGPGTADTTTPGTPLLFVIGGLSVVTLAMTFWAGPLFDVALRAAHQLLQRDQYIRAVLGGGG, from the coding sequence ATGAGGTCGTTGGTCCTCCCAATCGTGGTGCCGTTGGCGACGGCGATTGTCCTGTTGCTGGCGCCGTCGCGGCCATTGCTGCAGCGATGGCTTGGACTCGCCGGCTCACTCCTGCTGCTCGGCAGCGCGATCGTGCTGTTCCGGCAGGTCGAATCGAGCGGCATCCAGGTGTTGCAGGTGGGCGGATGGCCGGCGCCGTTCGGCATCACGCTGGTCGCCGATCTGCTGGCGGCCATGCTGGTGGTGGCCGCGGGCATCGTGGCCGTCGCGGTCGCCGCCGCGGCCTTCGCCGGCATCGACCCGAGGCGCGAGGCTTTCGGCTATTACCCGCTGGTCCAGGTCCTCCTGATGGGGGTGTGCGGCGCGTTCCTGACCGGCGACTTCTTCAACTTGTACGTGTGGTTCGAGGTGATGCTGGTCGCGTCGTTCGTGCTGATGTCGCTGCACCGCACCAGCCCGCAGGTGGAGGCCGCGTTCAAGTACGTCGCGATGAACCTGCTCGCTTCGTCAATCTTCCTCACCGCCCTGGGCCTGCTGTACGGCGCGGCCGGCACGCTCAACATGGCGGACCTCGCCAGGGTCTGGCCGAGCCTGCGCTCAACGGGAATGGACACGGTACTGGCCGTGCTGTTCGTGATGGCGTTCAGCATCAAGGCCGGCTTGTTTCCGCTGTTCTTCTGGCTGCCGGCGTCGTATCACGCGCCGCCGGCGGTGGTCGGCGCGTTGTTTGCCGGCCTGCTGACCAAGGTCGGCGTCTACGCGCTGATGCGGATCTTCACGCTGTTGTTCCAGGACGGCCCCGAGGGGCTGTTCACGCTGTTGCTGATGATGTCGCTTGCGACCATGGTGATCGGCCTGGTGGCGGCGCAGCGCGAGCGCGACTTCCGCCGCATTCTCTCGTTCAACCTGGTCGGGCACATCGCGTACACCACCGCCAGCCTTACCGTGCTGACGCCGGCGGCGCTGGCCGGCGCCATCCTCTACGTGATCCACCACATCGTCGTCATCACCAACCTGTTCCTCGTCGGGGGCGTGATGCTGCGCCTGCGGCGCACCACCGAGATGGCGTCGCTCGGCGGGCTGTATCGCGAACATCCGGTGCTGACCGCGTTGGCGTTGGTGCCCATCTTCTCGCTGGCGGGTGTGCCACCCCTGTCTGGCTTCCTCGGCAAGCTCGCGATCGTGCAAGGCACGTTCGCGGCCGGGGCGTACTGGGTCGGAGGCATGGTGCTGGCGGTCGGACTGCTGACCCTGATCTCGATGGGACGCGTGTGGGCCGAGGGTTTCTGGGCGCCGGGGCCTGGCACGGCCGACACCACCACGCCGGGCACGCCGCTGCTGTTCGTCATCGGCGGCCTGAGCGTCGTGACCCTGGCGATGACCTTCTGGGCGGGGCCGTTGTTCGACGTCGCGTTACGGGCGGCGCACCAACTGCTGCAGCGCGATCAGTACATCCGGGCAGTGCTCGGAGGTGGGGGTTAA
- a CDS encoding Na+/H+ antiporter subunit E translates to MLLGCILLALAWAALQGEITLGNLITGYLLGYAILALLAKGRVLPPTLAARTRHAAGLAVFFVRELVVANVKVAIDVLRPHTAIRPAVIGVPLDVTSDNEILLLSMLINITPGSVTIDLSEDRRTLYVHVMHMTSVEASRHEIKSGFERRVKLLFERSPEDP, encoded by the coding sequence ATGCTGCTCGGCTGCATTCTCCTGGCACTGGCCTGGGCGGCGCTGCAAGGGGAGATCACCCTCGGGAACCTGATCACGGGCTACCTCCTGGGCTACGCCATCCTTGCCCTGCTGGCCAAAGGGCGGGTGCTGCCGCCAACCCTGGCGGCGCGGACGAGGCACGCCGCCGGGCTCGCGGTGTTCTTTGTCCGCGAGCTGGTGGTGGCCAACGTGAAGGTGGCCATCGACGTCCTGCGGCCACACACGGCGATCCGGCCGGCCGTGATCGGGGTCCCGCTGGATGTGACGAGCGACAACGAGATCCTGCTGCTGTCGATGTTGATCAACATCACGCCGGGCAGCGTCACGATCGATCTGTCAGAGGACCGGCGCACGCTGTACGTGCACGTCATGCACATGACCAGCGTCGAGGCCAGCCGGCACGAGATCAAGAGCGGCTTCGAACGGCGCGTCAAGCTGCTGTTCGAACGATCGCCGGAGGACCCATGA
- a CDS encoding monovalent cation/H+ antiporter complex subunit F — protein sequence MIETVAPLVLTALGLAILMTVARLIKGPSLPDRVVAMDLLGILVVGVIVVLAGSTGVRATLDAAIVIALIGFVATVAYATYVERGHPE from the coding sequence ATGATTGAGACGGTTGCGCCGCTGGTGCTCACGGCCCTCGGCCTTGCCATCCTGATGACGGTGGCGCGGCTGATCAAGGGGCCATCGCTCCCCGATCGCGTCGTCGCGATGGACCTGCTGGGAATACTCGTCGTCGGTGTGATCGTGGTCCTCGCCGGTTCGACCGGCGTGCGCGCCACCCTCGATGCGGCGATCGTCATCGCGCTGATTGGGTTCGTGGCGACCGTGGCCTATGCGACGTACGTGGAGCGAGGGCACCCGGAATGA
- the mnhG gene encoding monovalent cation/H(+) antiporter subunit G has protein sequence MIDLLTAAMWLLGALFGLLAALGLLRMPDVFTRMQASTKASTLGLGCLLIGAALQLGDLASLIRAASIGAFIFLTNSVSAHVIARASYLAEVPLWEGTVLDERRAADQAAHGEGITTAPGEPASQNRPSR, from the coding sequence ATGATCGATCTGCTGACCGCGGCGATGTGGCTGCTGGGTGCGTTGTTCGGCCTGCTCGCGGCCCTGGGCCTGTTGCGCATGCCCGACGTGTTCACGCGGATGCAGGCGTCCACGAAAGCGTCAACGCTCGGCCTGGGCTGCCTGCTGATTGGCGCGGCGCTGCAGTTGGGCGACCTGGCGTCGCTGATCCGCGCCGCCAGCATTGGCGCGTTCATCTTCCTCACCAATTCCGTGTCGGCGCATGTGATCGCTCGCGCGTCGTACCTCGCCGAGGTGCCGCTGTGGGAAGGCACCGTGCTCGACGAGCGCCGGGCCGCTGACCAGGCGGCACACGGCGAGGGGATTACGACCGCACCGGGCGAACCGGCTTCTCAGAACCGGCCATCACGCTAG